cattacctttgattctcttcatcagatgtcacttccaaagagtcccaggtccataacgaatgtagttttgttcaaaaaagctcatcatttatgtcgaaaaacctccgtgttgtagcgcatgatctaagccagccggacttcacttcacttcaagaacggaaaaaatatatttgcgttcgttcaaacatgtcaaacgttgtatcgcataaatcattagggccttttttaaccagaacatgaataaaattcaaggcggaccattgggttctcttttaaaacgtttcggaatgagagtacccaccatcaactcgcacgccaggtgtctaatggaccatcacgttccatggctcttattcggtcagatctcactgtagaacactcaaaacactttgtaaaggctggggacatcttgtggaagcaataggaagtgccagaatattcctcaccccctttgtttttcaatggcataggctcaaagtcaattcaacacatcaggtatccacttcctgtcagaatctgtctcagggttttgcctgccaaatgagttctgttatactcacagacaccattcaaacagtttttgaaactttagggtgttttctatccatatataataagtatatgcatattgtagttactgggtaggtgtaggaggcagttaaaaatgggcacatattttttcaaaaaattctcaatactgccccctataccctaacaggttaatatcTTTGTCCACAGGCATCATGGTCGCAATATCTTGAGAAACGTGGCCACCAATGGCGACTTTGCTAAAATGTGGGACAAATTCGCTCCGAGGAAAGAGCGAGAATCCTTGAGGGAGGTCATCTCAAAGGTTAACCTCAAAGAAAGGTACATTCTCTCTGGATGATTAGAAGAAGTATGACAAATGAGCTGATATGATTACAGAACTccaatcccactgggcacagacatcagttcaatgtctagttttgatttaaatttggGAAATCAACCAATGTGAAATTAACCAAAaatgttgggtgaaaaaaatccaattgtgttttccacattgattcaccgTCATCACATAGATTATTTGGGTTgttgaaatgaggtggaaacaatGTTTATTCAACCAGTTTTGGCCCAATGGGATGAATTTAATATACTGTAAGATTAtatctttctgtcttttctctttttcAACAGGAATATCTGAATAATCCCCAACTTGACTATATGTTTGTAtctaaatatttgcacatttcccAACTTGACTATTATCCCCTCCAGTCCCCAAACTCCAATATTTTCGCTCATTCTAAGAAATTTGACACTATCATCCAAACCCCCATGTAAATGCATCTTTAAGCTGCATCAACTCCCTGTCCAAGTCCTGAATTCACTATAAGGCAATATGAACCACATTCAAAGCACTAAATGACCTTTCCTCGAAGCTCCTATCTGATCTACCAGCTCAATAGTGGTCTACTGAAACCATACTCACCATCTCAGGGGGTGCTCAGATCATCAACCACTGACCTCCACACCATCCTCAAAACCAGCAGTCCTCTTTTGGAGGCAGATTGGTCAGTGCTCCTGTATGGCACCAACATTGTGGATTTTCATCCAATGCTTCTGGACTATGAGAACattctttggacaataaaattaggtaaaatggaagCTGGCTACAGTCTCAGTTTTATCCTTcaagacagtgtgaggatgtgTAACAACAATACCTGTAGTTTAATTTCATGATCAGGGCCAGATTACCGAATGGGCATGCAGGGCACCTGCCCTGTGGGCCCCGACCTCCAGGGAATATCATCATAACATCCAAAACTAAAAGTAGAGCGGATGTATATTACAGTACGTGGACGTTTTACAATTCGTGAGCTCGTTTCATAATTTGTAGCCATGTTTAATATAAATTTGTGCTCATTTTGTAGAAATTCGTgagcatttaaaaacatttagtgGGGATGTTTTATATCAATTTGCTTACTGgtgcaaaaaaaaatgcatgaaatgtatgcattcactactgtgagtcgctctggataagagtgtctgctaaatgacttaaatgtaatagtaaatggtgctcttccatgccgtctcgaggaggggtgcgtcacttgagtgggttgagtcactgacgtgatcctcctgtctgggttgtgccgtggcggagatctttgtgggctatactcggccctgtctcaggatggtaagttggtgattgaagatatccctctagtggtgtgggggctgtgctttggcaaagtggatagggttatatcctgcctgtttggccctgtccgggggtatcgtcggatggggccacagtgtctcccgacctctcctgtctcagcctccagtatttatgctgcagtagtttatgtgtcggggagctagggtcagtctgttatatctggagtatttctcctgtcttatccggtgtcctgtgtgaatataAGTATgcactctctaattctctctttctctctctctctctcggatgacctgagccctaggaccatgcctcaggactacctggcctgatgactccttgctgtccccagtccacctggctgtgctgctgctccagtttcaactgttctgcctgcggttatggaaccctgacctgttcaccggacgtgctccttgtcccagacttgctgttttcaactctgtagagacagctggagcagtagagatactctgaatgatcggctatgaaaagccaactgacactttctcctgaggtgctgacctgttgcaccctcgacaaccactgtgattattattatttgaccctgctggtcatctatgaacattttaacatcttggccatgttctgttataaacgCATTTtataaactgatttgcattttaatgaaggaaataagtatttgacccctctgcaaaacatgacttagtacttggtggcaaaaaccttgttggcaatcacagaggtcagacctttcttgtagttggccaccaggtttgcacacatctcaggagggattttgtcccagtcctctttgcagatcttctccaagtcattaaggtttcgaggctgacgtttggcaactcgaaccttcagctccctccacagattttctatgggattaaggtttggagactggctaggccactccaggaccttaatgtgtttcttcgtgagccactcctttgttgccttggccgtgtgttttgggtcattgtcatcctggaatacccatccacgacccattttcaatgcactggctgagggatggaggttctcacccaagatttgacggtacatggccccgtccatcgtccctttgatgcggtgaagttgtccagtCACCttagctgaaaaacacccccaaagcataatgtttccacctccatgtttgacggtggggatggtgttcttggggtcataggcagcattcctcctcctccaaacacggcgagttgaggtgatgccaaagagctccatttggtctcatctgaccacaacactttcacccagttgtcctctgaatcattcagatgttcattggcaaacttcagacgggcatgtatatgtgctttcttgaacagggggaccttgcgggcgctgctggatttcagtccttcacgtttagtgtgttagcaattgttttcttcgtgactatggtcccagctgccttgagatcattgacaagatcctcctgtgtagttctgggctgattcctcaccgttctcatgatcattgcaactccacgaggtgagatcttgcatggagccccagaccgagggagtatgacagttcttttgtgtttcttccatttgcgaataatcgctccaaccgttgtcaccttctcaccaagctgcttggcgatggtcttgtagcccattccagccttgtgtagggctacaatcttgtccctgacatccttggagagctctttggtcttggttatggtggagagtttggaatatgattgattgattgcttctgtggacaggtgtcttttatacaggtaacaagctgagattaggagcactcccttttaagaatgtgctcctaatctcagctcgttacctgtataaaagacacctgggagccagaaatctttctgattgagagggggtcaaatacttatttccctcattaaaatgcaaatcgatttataacatttttgacatgcgtttttctggatttttttgttgttattctgtttctcactgttcaaataaacctaccattaaaatgatagactgatgatttctttgtcagtgggcaaacgtacaaaatcagcaggggatcaaatacttttttccctcactgtagctagttagagCACAAGTGGAAAAGCGTAGTCACTGGTGGGGACAAAAATAATGTTTGCTTCTTTcagatggcaatgttgtcattagctagcaaagtttgtaagaaaaaatgtattggtcTCCACTCAatctcttagctagctagctaatgtttcaCTGCAACTAAAGTCAATCTGGAGACCTCAAAATGAAGACACAAGGTTTTGCTACTAATAAGTTGCCTTCTTTAGAAATTGCATTGTGTTTTTAAGCCACAGTAATGCACTTTAGACCAAATCTTCAGCTGGCCGGCCTGGCAGTCCTGAAATGaacgttcaaaacaatattgtgacgaAACGTGCAACCCATGTATAGCTCAGTAGTCTCAGAGCCCAGAACCAAATTTTGCATGCATGCTGGCCATCTACTAGATTTTGTTCTGGGGGCagaccaacctggtctcagagcattttgtattattatagtttttttaattaaccattatttaactaggcaagtcagtatgtattctgtatgtaaatccgagacactccagttagtatgatatgttacgtttcgtatggtatgtattaatttctggttgtccatcacccattttgtatgatatattacaattcgtattatgttacaaatttgcaaaacgtacaatatgttacatattTGGTACACGTATTATATGTCAAGAATTTGTGAAATGTATGATATGCTACAAATTCTAGCTTGGTGGGTAGCGTTACCTGGTTGGCATTAGCTAGTTAGGTTTAAAGGGGAAGGGTtaactaaaagggttaaggttagggttaactaaaagggttaagtttatgtttaggggaagtgttagctaacatgctaagtatttGCAAAGTAGCTTAAAAGTAGCAAGTAgatgaaaagttgctaattagctaaaatgctaaagttttccatgatgagatttgaactcacaaccttttcACCCAAGTTTAGTCAAAACCGGGCCAGTGGTGTCTGAGAGATCGCGTGTGACTAACTAACGTGAGCATTGTACGTACGAACGGACGGAGACAGATCCACCCTCTGATTTCATCGTGGGTGACAATGAGTGAACCAACAAATATAAATGTATTTTCACACAAACTTTTATTGTTGAATTAACAAATAATGTCATCATCGTATAGTATCCAGTATTTTGAAGCTGTCACTTTCAACTGCTCCTTTTGCAGACGTGTTTGTCCATAAAAGGGCATACAGTGGCGCCACacccccaacacacctccagagagTGGCCAATCGGTGTCTGCATCTTGCACTCCTTACACCCGCCCACAACCCTCCCACTTGATTCCACCCCATGCCTCTGCTGACTGATGAGCTTCTCGAGGGCTTGCTTCGTGGCCGGGTCGCCACAGTGCGCGATGCCGTTAACCGCCACCCGCTTTGGATCTTTAACGCAGTCCTCCTCATGCCCAATGACGGTGGAGGGCAGCCAGGCTGTATCGTATCCGCTCTGTTGCCACGAGCACCACATTGCTACATTCTGCCTATCCATCTTCTTCACGCGGCCCA
The nucleotide sequence above comes from Salmo trutta unplaced genomic scaffold, fSalTru1.1, whole genome shotgun sequence. Encoded proteins:
- the LOC115188474 gene encoding uncharacterized protein LOC115188474, which gives rise to MPAKLVQFTGWEAVVEKQIVLKPGQAPRGRQGYTMYHGTHRDSARAIITGGFRPSAGGTLGPGVYCSRDIAKAKGYPGGCPTGEHVVLQLKVRVGRVKKMDRQNVAMWCSWQQSGYDTAWLPSTVIGHEEDCVKDPKRVAVNGIAHCGDPATKQALEKLISQQRHGVESSGRVVGGCKECKMQTPIGHSLEVCWGCGATVCPFMDKHVCKRSS